A stretch of Ectothiorhodospiraceae bacterium BW-2 DNA encodes these proteins:
- a CDS encoding NrdJb has protein sequence MAIQITQPIVDFEVVKAEQPQIEREQPLVPANDVVVHLNEMLERPEMLLGSTYKVKTPLSEHALYITINDIILNAGTEHELRRPFEIFINSKNMDHFQWIVALTRIISAVLRKGGDVTFLVEELRSVFDPKGGYFKKGGKYMPSLVAEIGDAIESHMRMIGLLKDDTLDEHQKQLIAEKRAQYESVRQGAESCEPDEFPDNSQLCAKCQTKAVIQLDGCLTCLNCGDSKCG, from the coding sequence ATGGCAATTCAAATTACCCAACCCATTGTCGATTTTGAAGTTGTTAAAGCAGAACAGCCCCAGATAGAGCGCGAACAGCCGCTAGTGCCTGCGAACGATGTTGTCGTGCACCTAAATGAGATGCTAGAGCGGCCGGAGATGCTGCTCGGTTCGACCTACAAAGTCAAAACGCCACTTTCGGAGCACGCGCTCTACATTACCATTAACGATATTATCCTCAATGCTGGTACCGAACATGAGCTACGCCGGCCGTTTGAGATCTTTATTAACTCTAAAAATATGGATCACTTTCAGTGGATTGTCGCCCTAACTCGCATTATCTCGGCAGTGCTGCGCAAAGGGGGGGATGTGACCTTTCTGGTCGAGGAGTTGCGCTCTGTTTTCGATCCGAAGGGGGGCTACTTTAAGAAGGGGGGGAAATATATGCCCTCACTGGTGGCCGAAATTGGTGATGCGATTGAGAGCCACATGCGCATGATAGGTCTGCTTAAAGACGATACGCTAGATGAGCACCAAAAACAGCTTATTGCCGAAAAGCGGGCACAGTATGAGTCGGTACGACAGGGCGCTGAGAGCTGTGAACCGGATGAGTTTCCCGATAACTCCCAACTCTGCGCTAAGTGTCAAACTAAGGCGGTGATTCAGCTCGATGGCTGTCTTACCTGCCTTAATTGTGGCGATAGCAAGTGTGGCTAG